TACATCGTGCGCAGGTCGTTGGCCGAGGTGATGATCTCGGCCGTGGACGGGTAGTCCGGACCCTTCACGTGCTCGCACAGGTCGCGCACGCTGGCATCGGGATCGTCCAGCAGGTGCAGCAGGGCGCTGACGATCTCGTTGAGGTTGTGCGGGGGCACGTCGGTGGCCATGCCCACGGCGATGCCGGTGGTGCCGTTCAGCAGCAGATGCGGCAGGCGCGCCGGCATCCAGGTGGGCTCCTGCAGGGTGCCGTCGAAGTTCGGCGCCCAGTCGGTGGTGCCCTGGCCCAGTTCGCCCAGCAGCACTTCGGCGATCGGGGTCAGCTTGGATTCGGTGTAGCGCATCGCCGCGAACGACTTCGGGTCGTCACTGGAGCCGAAGTTGCCCTGGCCCTCGATCAGCGGGTAGCGGTAGGAGAACGGCTGGGCCATCAGCACCAGCGCCTCGTAGCACGCGCTGTCGCCATGGGGGTGGTACTTACCGATCACGTCACCGACGGTGCGCGCGGACTTCTTCGGCTTGGACGCGGCATTCAGGCCCAGCTCGCTCATCGAATAGATGATGCGGCGCTGCACCGGCTTCAGACCGTCGCCGATGAACGGCAGGGCGCGGTCGAGCACCACGTACATCGAATAGTCGAGGTAGGCGCGTTCGGCGTACTCGCGCAGCGGCAGTTGTTCAAAACCGTGGAACACGGGGCGGGCAGGTTCGGTCATGCGGCGTTGTTACCTATGTCGGGAGGCGAGGACGGCGGTCTGCGCTCTCAATGCACTGATTATCCGGATGCGGCGGGGGATGCCAAGCCACGTGCCGGATCCAGCCCCGGTTCCAGGCCATGGCCGACCCGCGCCAGGTAGCGCCCGGGCGGCAGGCCGAAGTGGCGGCGGAACACGGTGACGAAGGCGCTGGCGCTGCTGAAGCCCAGCGCATGGGCGATGTCGGCCACGCTGCGGCCTTCGCTGAGCTGGCGCAGGGCCTCGGCCAGCCGGGCCTGCTGCCGCCACTGGGCGAAGCTGAGGGTGGTCTCGTCGCGGAAGTGGCGGGTAAGGCTGCGCGGCGACAGCCCGGCCCAGTGCGCCCATTCGGCCAGGCTGCGCTCGTCGGCGGGCTCGGCCAGCAGCTGCGAGGCGATCTTCAGCAGGCGGCGGTCGCGCGGCATCGGCAGGTGCATGCGCTGGCGTGGCGCGGTGCGGATCTCATCGCACATCACGCTGATGATGTGCGCGCGGTCCTCGCTGAGGGCGTCGTCGAGCGGCCATTCGCAGATGCGTTCGGCCACGGCCTGGGCCAGCTTGGACAGGCCCAGCACGCAGGGGTCGGCGGGCAGGTCGGCACAGGCCGGCCCGGCCAGCGCCATGCCCCAGCCGCGCATCGGCCCGTCCAGGCTGACGGTGTGCGGCTCCAGGGGCGGCATCCAGCCCGCCGAGCCCGGGGCCAGCGACCAGGTGCCGTGCGATGTGCGGGTGGTCAGCAGGCCGCGCTCGACGTAGATCAGCTGGGCGCGGGCGTGGTGGTGCCAGTCCACCTCGCGGGCCAGGCCCTGCGGGCTGTCGAAGCGGAATCCGATGACCGGCGGGCCGTCGTTGCGCTCGAACCAGTCCATGGCGACCTCACGCAGCAGGGTCGGTGGCCCCGGTTCACCGGCCGTTACGATCGGTGGGGCTGGCTTGAATGTGACATTCATTGGCTGAATTGTACTACCGGGCCAGTTCCGGGCGCCATTAAGGTAGCGTCCTCACTGATCGAGCCCATTGCTGCAACACAGCATTCGATGCCAGATCGAATATTTCCATTGAGAAATATTTTTTTTGGAAGAAAATGCTCCCCCATGATCTGTCCGTCCTCCAACCCCCCCAGCTTCGGCCTGCTGCTGCGCCAGGTGCGCGACGGCCTGGTCCGCCAGCTCGATGCGTCCATGGCCGAGGAAGACCTCGGCATCGGCTTCACCCATTACATCGGCCTGAAGCTGCTGGCCCGCATGGCGCCGTGCACCGCCAACGAACTGGCCCAGGCCATCGACCAGGTGCCCAGCGCGGTCACCCGCCTGCTCGACAAGCTGGAAGCGCTGGGCTGCGTGCGTCGCGAGCCGCACAGCCAGGACCGGCGGGCCCTGCAGATCGTGCTGACCGATGAAGGCCGTGCCCTGTGGGCGCGGCTGCAGAAGCGCGGCGACGCGGTGATGGATTTCGCCCTGCGCGACCTGTCCGCCGACGAGCGCACGCTGCTGCTGTCCCTCCTGACCCGAATCCGCGATTCCCTGACGACCCCATGAACCCGATCCCGTATCCCACTCTCCGCCGGTCCGGGCGCGCGCTGCTGGTTTCAGCGCTGGCCCTGGCCCTGGCCGCCTGCGCCAGCAGCCGCGGCCTGAACCCGCAGGGCCACGTGCTCGACGTGGACAGCCTGCACAGCGAACGCACCCTGGCCGACAGCGACCTGAGCGCCACCGGCTTCCCGGCCCAGGACTGGTGGAAGGCGCTGGGCGATGCCCAGCTCGATGCCCTCATCAGCGAAGGCCTGGCCGGCCACCCGAGCCTGGACGCGGCCGATGCGCGCCTGCGCCAGGCCCAGTCGCAGGTGGGCACCGCACGCGCCGACCGCCTGCCCAGCCTGTCGGTGTCCGGCGGCTATACCGGCCTGCGCCTGCCCGAATCCATGCTCGGTGACGAGACGGGCGGGCACTACGCCGGCAGCAGCCAGGTCGCCTTCGATTTCAGCTACGGCATCGACCTGTGGGGCGGCAAGCGTGCCGCCTGGGAAGCGGCGGTGGATGGCGCCCATGCCGCCACCGTGGATGCGCAGGCCGCGCGCCTGAACCTGTCCACGGGTATTGCCCAGGCCTACACCGACCTGGCCTATGCCTGGCAGCTCAACGACGTGGCCGAGGAAGAACTGGCGCGTTCGCAGAAGTCGCTGGAACTGACCCGCCAGCGCCGCAGCGCCGGCATCGACAGTGACCTGCAGGTGCGCCAGGCCGAGGCCCGCGTGCCGGCCGCGCAGCAGCAGCTGCTGGCCGCACAGCAGCGTATCGACGCTGCCCGCACTGCATTGGCCGCGCTGGTCGGCAAGGGCCCGGACCGTGGCCTGTCGATCGAGCGCCCGCAGGCGCTGAACCCGCTGGCCCTGCAGCTGCCGGGCGTGCTGCCGAGTGAACTGCTTGGCCGTCGCCCGGACATCGTTGCCGCGCGCTGGCGTGTTGAAGCGGCCGAGAAGCAGATCAAGGTCGCCAAGACGAAGTTCTACCCCAGCTTCAACCTGACCGCGCTGGCCGGCGTGGTCGCTCCGAACGTCGGCGACCTGCTGAAGAGCAGTTCCACCTTCGCCTACATCGGTCCGGCCCTAAGCCTGCCGATCTTCGAGGGCGGCAAGCTGCGCGCCAATCTGGACAACACCGACGCGCAGTACGACCTGGCGGTGGCCAACTACAACCAGGCCGTGCTGGACGCGCTGCGCGACGTGGCCGACCAGGTCAACGCGGTGCGTTCGCTGGCGCAGCAGGCACAGGCCCAGCAGCAGGCAGTGGATACCGCCCGCGCGGCCTTCGATCTGGCCCAGCAGCGTTACCGCGCCGGCATCGGCAGTTACCTGGACGTGCTCAGTGCGCAGTCCATCCTGCTGCAGTCGCAACAGCAGCTGGCCGGCCTGCAGTCGCAGCAGGTGCAGACCTCGGTGCGCCTGAGCAAGGCCCTCGGCGGTGGCTTCCAGCCCACTGACGCCGACGCCGCACCGCTCGCCTCCCATTCCGATTCCTCGCATTCCTGAAGACCCACGCCATGAGCCAGACCCAAGACACTGCGGCCCCGGCCGCCTCCAACCGCCGCGGCAACCTGCTGCGCGGCCTGTTCGTCATCGTCGTGCTGCTGCTTGCCGCACTCGCGCTGTGGTACTTCATGTTCGGCCGTTGGTTTGAAGAAACCGACGATGCCTACGTGCAGGGCAACCAGGTGCAGATCACCCCGCTGGTGGCCGGTACCGTGGTCGCCATCAATGTGGATGACGGCATGCGCGTCGAGCGCGGCCAGCTGCTGGTGCAGCTGGACCCGGCCGATACCACCGTCGCCCTGCAGCAGGCCGAAGCAAACCTGGCCAAGACCGTGCGCCAGACCCGCGGCCTGTACCGCAGCGTGGAGGGTGCGCAGGCTGACTTGAATGCCCGCCAGGTGACCCTGAAACGCGTGCGCGACGATTTCGCCCGCCGCAAGGATCTGGCTGCCACCGGCGCCATCTCCAACGAAGAACTGGCCCACGCCCGCGACGAACTGGCGGCTGCCGAAGCGGCGGTGGCCGGTTCGCGCGAGACCGTCGAACGCAACCGCGCCCTGGTCGATGACACCGTCATCGCCACCCAGCCGGACGTGCTGGCTGCCGCCGCGCAGCTGCGCCAGGCGTTCCTCAACAACGCCCGCGCCGGCATCGTCGCGCCGGTCACCGGGTATGTCGCCCGCCGTTCGGTGCAGGTGGGCCAGCGCGTGCAGCCGGGCAATGCCCTGATGGCCGTGGTGCCGACCGAACAGATGTGGGTGGAAGCCAACTTCAAGGAAACCCAGCTGCGCCACATGCGCCTGGGCCAGGAAGTCGAGCTGAAGTCGGACCTCTACGCCGGTGACGTGAAGTTCAAGGGCCGCATCGAAAGCCTGGGCCTTGGCACGGGTTCGGCGTTCTCGCTGCTGCCGGCGCAGAATGCCAGCGGCAACTGGATCAAGATCGTGCAGCGCGTGCCGGTGCGCATCGCCATCGATGCCAAGCAGCTGGCCGAACACCCGCTGCGCATCGGCCTGTCGATGAAGGCCGAAGTGAGCCTGCGCGACCAGAAGGGCGAAGTGCTGCCGACCGCCGCCGCCAAGGGCACGGTGTTCGACACCGACGTGTACGCCAAGCAGCTGCATGATGCCGACGAGGTGATCCACACGATCATCGAAGGCAACCTGCCGGCGAAGGTGGGCTGAGGTCGCCATGTCCGCACAAGCTCCAGCTGCGCCCGGCACTCCGGGCGCACCGGCGGCGCCGGGTGCGGCCTCCGGGTTTCTGCCGCCCAGCGTGGCCCTGTGCACCGTCGGCCTGGCGATGGCCTCGTTCATGCAGGTGCTCGACACCACCATCGCCAACGTCTCGCTGCCGACCATCGCCGGTAATCTCGGCGCCAGTTCGCAGCAGGCGACCTGGGTCATCACCTCGTTCGCGGTCAGCACGGCCATCGCGCTGCCGCTGACCGGCTGGCTCAGCCGTCGCTTCGGCGAACGCAAGCTGTTCATCTGGGCCACCCTGGCCTTCGTCATCACCTCGCTGCTGTGCGGCCTGGCCCAGAGCATGGGCATGCTGGTGCTGTCGCGCGCGCTGCAGGGTTTCGTGGCCGGGCCGATGTACCCGATCACCCAGTCGCTGCTGGTATCGATCTACCCACGCGAGAAACGAGGGCAGGCGCTGGCGCTGCTGGCGATGATCACCGTGGTGGCGCCCATCTGCGGGCCCATCCTCGGTGGCTGGATCACCGACAACTACAGCTGGGAATGGATCTTCCTGATCAACGTGCCGCTCGGCGTGTTCGCCGCGCTGGTGGTGGGTAACCAGCTGAAGGGGCGCCCGGAGCAGATTGAAAAGCCGAAGATGGATTACGTCGGCCTGATCACCCTGGTGATCGGCGTGGGCGCATTGCAGCTGGTGCTCGACCTGGGCAACGACGAAGACTGGTTCTCCTCGACGAAGATCGTGGTGCTGGCCTGTGTCGCGGTGGTGGCCCTGGCGGTGTTCCTGATCTGGGAACTGACCGACAAGGACCCCATCGTCGACCTGAAGCTGTTCCGCCACCGCAACTTCCGCGCCGGTACGCTGGCGATGGTGGTGGCCTACGCGGCGTTCTTCAGCGTGTCGCTGCTGATTCCGCAGTGGCTGCAGCGTGACATGGGCTACACCGCCATCTGGGCGGGCCTGGCGACGGCGCCGATCGGCATCCTGCCGGTGATCATGACGCCGTTCGTGGGCAAGTATGCGTCGCGCTTCGACATGCGCATGATCGCCTCGTTCGCCTTCGTGTTCCTGTCATTCACCAGCTTCATGCGGTCGGACTTCAACCTTCAGGTGGACTACGCGCACGTGGCTGGCGTACAGCTGATCATGGGTATTGGCGTGGCGTTGTTCTTCATGCCGGTGCTGCAGATCCTGCTGTCGGATCTGGATGGCCGTGAAATCGCTGCCGGCTCGGGCCTGGCCACGTTCCTGCGTACGCTGGGCGGCAGCTTCGCCGCATCGCTGACCACCTGGCTGTGGGCACGACGGACCCAGGTGCACCATGCCGACCTGACCGAACACATCTCGGCCTACCAGCCGGGCATGCAGGACCAGGTGACCGCGATGGGGCAGGGTGACCTGCAGCATGGCGCGGCGGTGCTCAACAACATGATCAACCACCAGGCCTCGCAGATGGCGTTCAACGACATCTTTTACCTGCTGGGCTGGACGTTCCTGGCGATCATCGCGTTCCTGTGGCTGGCCAAGCCGCCGTTCGGTGCAGGTGCGGGTGCGGCGTCTGCCGGCGGGCATTGATCGCTCGGTGTTGATGAAAAAACAGAACCCCGCCGGAAGGCGGGGTTTTTGTTTGTGGCGCATCCATCTGTGGCGCATCCACGCATGGCGTGGATCTACTGCCTCATTCCCGAACGCTGGACATGAAAAAACCCGCTTTCGCGGGTTTGATCATTTGCTGAGTCATGGTGCCCAGGAGAGGACTCGAACCTCCACGAAGTTGCCCCCGCTAGCACCTGAAGCTAGTGCGTCTACCAATTCCGCCACCTGGGCGACTCAGGAGACGAATTATGGGGAACGACTGAGGATGTGTCAACAACATTTCACGCTTTTTTCTGCGGCGGTACGCCGAGGTGCTGCAGCAGGCTGCGCATCGCCGGTGACAACCGTGTCCAGTCGGTAAAGCAGGCACACAGCCGACGCTGCGCCCAGGCATCGGCAAGCGGTACCGCAACGGTGTGCGTGCTGCGCCGATGCTGCCGCGCGATCGTGCGCGGCACGATGCCGACACCAATGCCATGCCCGACCATCGTGCACAGGCCTTCAAAGGTCTTCATGCGGATGCGCACATCCAGCCTGCGGCCGGCTTCGGCTGCGAGTTCATCCAGATAGGTCTGCAAGGCGTTGCCATCGGCCAGGGCGACGAAGGTTTCGCCCAGCACATCGACGAAGTCCAGCGAGCGTCGTGCAGCGAAGCGATGGCTGGCGGGCAGCAGCATCACCAGTGGATCCTCGGAGACCACATGCCGCTGCAGGCCCTCGGCGGGAACGGCATCGCTGATGATGCCTGCTTCCGCCTGGCCGGCAGTGAGTGCACGAACGACGTCGGTGCTGGTGCGCTCGTGCAGTTCCACATGCAGGCGCGGGCGCTGCGCCAGCCAAGGGGCAAGCCGCGAAGGCAGGTAGTTGGTCAGCGCGGCGGTGTTGGCATACAGATGCAGCGTGCCGCGCGCGCCGTGGGCAAAGGCTTCCAGCTCGCCACGCAGCTGCGCCTGCTGCTGCAGGATCAGGCGCGCGTGATGGGCGAGCGCGGCACCGGCTTCGGTCAGGCTGACCCCGCGCGGGTGCCGGCTGAGCAGGGCGGTTCCCGCATCCGCTTCGATCGCGCGCAGGCGCTCGCTGGCCGAGCCCAGTGCGAGGTTGGCCTGGGCGGCGCCTGCAGTGATGCTGCCAGCGTCAGCCACGGCCAGGAACAGGCGCAGGTCGGCAATGTCCATCCGCATGGGGGCGCTCCAGTGGGGCCTGCCTTCGGTTGATCCGAAGGCTGTGGCGGCAAGACCGCATTGTGCGCCCGTGTCGCGCCCGCTCCAATGGCGGCATGAACGAAACGATGTACTTCTATGGGTTGCTGGTGGTGGTGTTCGTGCTGGCCGGCGTGGTCAAGGGCGTGACAGGCATGGGCCTGCCGACGGTGGCGATGGGCCTGCTCGGTGGCGCGTTGTCGCCGGTGGCAGCGGCGTCGATGCTGTTCATTCCCACCTTCGTCACCAATGCCTGGCAGCTGCTGTCCGGTCCATCGCTGGGCCATACGGTGCGGCGGCTGTGGCCGATGATGCTGGCGGTGGTGGTGGTGACGCTGGGTTCGGCGGCGCTGCTGGTACGGGTGGATCGCACCTGGTCGCGGGTGGCGTTGGGTGTGGCGCTGGTGGTGTATGCGCTGTACGCGCTGCTGGCACCGGTGTTCCGCGTGCCGCAGCGGCGCGAGCGCTGGCTTGGGCCGCTGGTCGGTGCGGTATCCGGCGTGGTGACCGGGGCCACCGGTGTGTTCGTGATGCCGGCGGTGCCGTACCTGCAATCGCTGGGCATGCAGCGCGAGGAGCTGGTGCAGGCGTTGGGCCTGGCGTTCACCGTGTCGACGATCTCGCTCACCACCGGATTGGTGATCAACGGTGCCTTCGGTGTGCAGCAGCTGGGGTTGAGTGCGTTGGCGGTACTGCCGGCACTGCTGGGCATGTGGCTGGGGCAGGTGATCCGGCAGCGCATCAGCGCACGGGTGTTCCGTGCGTGTTTCCTGGGCTTCCTGCTGCTGCTCGGATTGGAGCTGGTGCTGCGGCCGCTGTTCTGACTACGTTCGCCGGGCATGGCCCGGCGCTACCGCGATGCGCTTTCGTAGCGTCGAGCTTGCTCGACTGCTTTGCACGGAATCAGTCGAGCAAGCTCGACGCTACGTGGCCCGGATTGCAGGCAAGAAAAAACCCGCTTGCGCGGGTTGTTTTCTTTCTCGACATGGTGCCCAGGAGAGGACTCGAACCTCCACGAAGTTGCCCCCGCTAGCACCTGAAGCTAGTGCGTCTACCAATTCCGCCACCTGGGCGTCGAGGAGCGAGATTATGGGGTGTTGTTACGGGGGTGTCAACACCTTTTGCAGATCCCGGGTCAGAGCCCTTTCCGGTGGAAAAGGATCCGACCCCAGCACCGGGGTCGGATCCCGTTTCGCTTGCGGAACGGGCTCTGACCCCATCGCCGGATCGCAGGCAAAAAAAATCCCCGCCGAAGCGAGGAGTTTTTTCGTTGGTGCCCAGGAGAGGACTCGAACCTCCACGGTTTTACCCGCTAGTACCTGAAACTAGTGCGTCTACCAATTCCGCCACCTGGGCGTTCCAGAGGCGCAATTGTGAAGATGAATCCGCAGGCTGTCAACGACTTCCAACAAATATTTCACGCGATGCCTCCATCGGCGATCGCTGACCCGTTCTGCACGCCTGCAACGGCTACCATGGAGGGCGATGACTACCAAAAAACCAAGCAAGGGCGGGAGCAAGTCCCGCAGCCAGGGCCCGAAGAAGGGCGCCAAGGCGGGCGAAGCCCGCAGCACCAAGCCGGGCAAGCCGTTGCCGGGCTGGTTCCCCGAATTGAATGAAGGCGGTGCACCGCCGCGTGGCCGCAAGGGCCGCAGCGCCGATGCTGCCGCACCCGGTCCGGCGCCGGGGCGCAAGCTGCCTCCCGCCGGCAAGGTGATCGATGATCCCTATGCCGCCCGCGAAGCCGAGAAGTACGAACAGCCCATCGCCAGCCGTGAGGCCATCCTGGCCCTGCTGGAACGTTGCGAAGGGCCGCAGACCGCCGAAGAGCTGGGCGCGCGCCTGGGCCTGACCGCTGCCGACCGTGCCGAGGCGCTGTCGCGCCGGCTGGGCGCGATGGTGCGTGATGGGCAGCTGGTGCAGAACCGCCGGGGAGGCTTCGCGCCGATCCAGACACTGAACCTGGTTACCGGTGTGGTGATCGCCAACCCGGAAGGGTTTGGCTTCCTGCGCCCGGTCGAGGGTGGCGACGATCTGTTCCTGCCGCCTTATGAAATGCGCAAGGTGATGCACGGTGACAAGGTGCTGGCCCGCGTGACCGGCATCGACAACCGTGGCCGCCGCGAAGGCAGCATCGCGCGCGTGCTTGAGCGCGGCATGACCCGCCTGATCGGTCGCTTCAGCATCGAGATGGGCATCAATTACGTGGTGCCCGACGACAAGCGCATCCAGCGCAACGTGCAGGTGCCGCCGGACCAGACCGGTGGCGCGCGTGATGGCCAGCTGGTGGTCTGCGAACTGACCCAGGCGCCCGACAGCCGCCGCCCGCCGATCGGCCGCATCATTGCCGTGATCGGCGACAAGCTCACGGCCTCGCTGGTGGTGGAGACCGCCATCCACGGCCACGAACTGCCGTTCGAGTTCCCGCAGGAGGTGCTGGACGAAGCCGCGTCGGTGCCGATGGTGGTCGAACCGGCGATGATCGGCGACCGCGTGGACCTGCGCAGCACGCCGCTGGTCACCATCGACGGCGAGGATGCCAAGGACTTCGACGATGCCGTGTACTGCGAGCCGAATGCTGATGGCTTCCGGCTGGTGGTGGCTATTGCCGATGTCTCCAACTACGTGCGCCCCGGCACGCCGCTGGACGAGGAAGCGCAGAAGCGCGCCACGTCGGTGTACTTCCCGGGCTTCGTGGTGCCGATGCTGCCAGAGACCCTGTCCAACGGCATCTGCTCGCTGATGCCGAAGGTCGACCGCATGTGCTTCGTGTGCGACATGCAGATCGACCGGGAGGGTGTGGTCAGTCATTCGCGCTTCTACGAAGCAGTGATGAACTCGCACGCGCGCCTGACCTACACGCAGGTGTGGAAGGCGGTGGGCGAGGACGATGCCGATACCAAGGCCTGGATGGGCGAACTGCTGCCGCAGGTGCAGCGCCTGCACCAGCTGTACAAGGTGCTGTCCAAGGCGCGCGCCAAGCGTGGTGCCATCGAGTTCGAGAGCAGCGAAGTGCGCTTCGTGCTGGACAACCGGGGTGAAGTGACCCAGGCCGGCATGCTGGTGCGCAACGACGCCCACAAGCTGATCGAGGAGTGCATGATCGCGGCCAACGTGGAGGCGGCGAAGTACCTGCTGTCGCGCCACGTGCCGGCGCCGTACCGCATCCATGAGAAGCCGCCGGAAACCAAGTACGCGGATCTGCTGGAGTTCCTCAAGGAATTCAAGCTCAGCCTGCCGCCGTGGTCGAAGGTGCGCCCGGGCGACTACACCAAACTGCTGAAGAAGATCCGCGACCGCCCCGACGCCACGTTGCTGGAATCGGTGCTGCTGCGCAGCCAGAGCCTGGCCATCTACAGCCCCGACAACCACGGTCACTTCGGCTTGGCGTTGGAGGCGTATGCGCACTTCACCTCGCCCATCCGCCGCTATCCCGATCTGCTGGTGCACCGGGCAATCAAGCACGCGCTGTCTGGCAAACCGCTGGACAAGTTCACCTACAACGCCCGCGAGATGGCGGCGCTGGCGCTGCAGTGTTCCGAGCGCGAGCGTCGTGCCGATGAGGCCGAGCGCGAGGTGGACGAGCGCTACCGCGCGGCGTGGATGGAAAAGCATGTTGGCGGCCAGTTCGACGGCGTCATCAGCGGCGTCACCAGCTTCGGCCTGTTCGTGGAGCTGGATGATTCCAAGGTGCAGGGCCTGGTCCACGTGACCCAGCTGCCGCAGGACTATTACAAGTTCGACGCGACCCGCAAGACGCTGACCGGCGAACGCCGCGGCGCCAGTTACCGGTTGGGCGACCGCGTCCGCATCCTGGTGCTGAAAGCCAGCATGGAGGAGCGCAAGATCGACTTCCGCCTGGTCGAGCACAAGGGCGAGGACGAGGGTGATGGTGGCGTGCCGCCGCTGCCCGAACGCGGCAAGCCGGCCAAGCGGGCCAAGAAGCCATATTGATCGACCGACCCGGTAGTGCCGGCCGCTGGCCGGCATTCCCGGCGACATCGGTACCCGGTGGTTGCCGGCCAGCGGCCGGCACTACCGGTTCACCCACCCGGCAGGTGGCACGACGCGATGGAGGAACCGATCATGCAAGGCCAACCCGAATACCGCGGCGGCTGCCAGTGCGGTGCCATCCGCTTCGAGGTGCGCGGCACTCTCAACGAAAGCTCGATCTGCCACTGCCGGATGTGCCAGAAGGCCTTCGGCGCCTACTTCGCGCCCCTGGTTTCCGTGCGTGGTGCGCAGTTCACCTGGACCCGTGGCCAGCCGCGCCACTTCCACTCGTCCAATGTGGTCCGCCGCGGTTTCTGCGGCGACTGCGGCACCCCGCTGACCTACGAGGCT
Above is a genomic segment from Stenotrophomonas sp. ESTM1D_MKCIP4_1 containing:
- a CDS encoding sulfite exporter TauE/SafE family protein is translated as MNETMYFYGLLVVVFVLAGVVKGVTGMGLPTVAMGLLGGALSPVAAASMLFIPTFVTNAWQLLSGPSLGHTVRRLWPMMLAVVVVTLGSAALLVRVDRTWSRVALGVALVVYALYALLAPVFRVPQRRERWLGPLVGAVSGVVTGATGVFVMPAVPYLQSLGMQREELVQALGLAFTVSTISLTTGLVINGAFGVQQLGLSALAVLPALLGMWLGQVIRQRISARVFRACFLGFLLLLGLELVLRPLF
- a CDS encoding LysR family transcriptional regulator, whose protein sequence is MRMDIADLRLFLAVADAGSITAGAAQANLALGSASERLRAIEADAGTALLSRHPRGVSLTEAGAALAHHARLILQQQAQLRGELEAFAHGARGTLHLYANTAALTNYLPSRLAPWLAQRPRLHVELHERTSTDVVRALTAGQAEAGIISDAVPAEGLQRHVVSEDPLVMLLPASHRFAARRSLDFVDVLGETFVALADGNALQTYLDELAAEAGRRLDVRIRMKTFEGLCTMVGHGIGVGIVPRTIARQHRRSTHTVAVPLADAWAQRRLCACFTDWTRLSPAMRSLLQHLGVPPQKKA
- a CDS encoding helix-turn-helix transcriptional regulator yields the protein MNVTFKPAPPIVTAGEPGPPTLLREVAMDWFERNDGPPVIGFRFDSPQGLAREVDWHHHARAQLIYVERGLLTTRTSHGTWSLAPGSAGWMPPLEPHTVSLDGPMRGWGMALAGPACADLPADPCVLGLSKLAQAVAERICEWPLDDALSEDRAHIISVMCDEIRTAPRQRMHLPMPRDRRLLKIASQLLAEPADERSLAEWAHWAGLSPRSLTRHFRDETTLSFAQWRQQARLAEALRQLSEGRSVADIAHALGFSSASAFVTVFRRHFGLPPGRYLARVGHGLEPGLDPARGLASPAASG
- a CDS encoding MarR family transcriptional regulator, producing MICPSSNPPSFGLLLRQVRDGLVRQLDASMAEEDLGIGFTHYIGLKLLARMAPCTANELAQAIDQVPSAVTRLLDKLEALGCVRREPHSQDRRALQIVLTDEGRALWARLQKRGDAVMDFALRDLSADERTLLLSLLTRIRDSLTTP
- the emrA gene encoding multidrug efflux MFS transporter periplasmic adaptor subunit EmrA, whose amino-acid sequence is MSQTQDTAAPAASNRRGNLLRGLFVIVVLLLAALALWYFMFGRWFEETDDAYVQGNQVQITPLVAGTVVAINVDDGMRVERGQLLVQLDPADTTVALQQAEANLAKTVRQTRGLYRSVEGAQADLNARQVTLKRVRDDFARRKDLAATGAISNEELAHARDELAAAEAAVAGSRETVERNRALVDDTVIATQPDVLAAAAQLRQAFLNNARAGIVAPVTGYVARRSVQVGQRVQPGNALMAVVPTEQMWVEANFKETQLRHMRLGQEVELKSDLYAGDVKFKGRIESLGLGTGSAFSLLPAQNASGNWIKIVQRVPVRIAIDAKQLAEHPLRIGLSMKAEVSLRDQKGEVLPTAAAKGTVFDTDVYAKQLHDADEVIHTIIEGNLPAKVG
- the emrB gene encoding multidrug efflux MFS transporter permease subunit EmrB produces the protein MSAQAPAAPGTPGAPAAPGAASGFLPPSVALCTVGLAMASFMQVLDTTIANVSLPTIAGNLGASSQQATWVITSFAVSTAIALPLTGWLSRRFGERKLFIWATLAFVITSLLCGLAQSMGMLVLSRALQGFVAGPMYPITQSLLVSIYPREKRGQALALLAMITVVAPICGPILGGWITDNYSWEWIFLINVPLGVFAALVVGNQLKGRPEQIEKPKMDYVGLITLVIGVGALQLVLDLGNDEDWFSSTKIVVLACVAVVALAVFLIWELTDKDPIVDLKLFRHRNFRAGTLAMVVAYAAFFSVSLLIPQWLQRDMGYTAIWAGLATAPIGILPVIMTPFVGKYASRFDMRMIASFAFVFLSFTSFMRSDFNLQVDYAHVAGVQLIMGIGVALFFMPVLQILLSDLDGREIAAGSGLATFLRTLGGSFAASLTTWLWARRTQVHHADLTEHISAYQPGMQDQVTAMGQGDLQHGAAVLNNMINHQASQMAFNDIFYLLGWTFLAIIAFLWLAKPPFGAGAGAASAGGH
- the rnr gene encoding ribonuclease R, whose amino-acid sequence is MTTKKPSKGGSKSRSQGPKKGAKAGEARSTKPGKPLPGWFPELNEGGAPPRGRKGRSADAAAPGPAPGRKLPPAGKVIDDPYAAREAEKYEQPIASREAILALLERCEGPQTAEELGARLGLTAADRAEALSRRLGAMVRDGQLVQNRRGGFAPIQTLNLVTGVVIANPEGFGFLRPVEGGDDLFLPPYEMRKVMHGDKVLARVTGIDNRGRREGSIARVLERGMTRLIGRFSIEMGINYVVPDDKRIQRNVQVPPDQTGGARDGQLVVCELTQAPDSRRPPIGRIIAVIGDKLTASLVVETAIHGHELPFEFPQEVLDEAASVPMVVEPAMIGDRVDLRSTPLVTIDGEDAKDFDDAVYCEPNADGFRLVVAIADVSNYVRPGTPLDEEAQKRATSVYFPGFVVPMLPETLSNGICSLMPKVDRMCFVCDMQIDREGVVSHSRFYEAVMNSHARLTYTQVWKAVGEDDADTKAWMGELLPQVQRLHQLYKVLSKARAKRGAIEFESSEVRFVLDNRGEVTQAGMLVRNDAHKLIEECMIAANVEAAKYLLSRHVPAPYRIHEKPPETKYADLLEFLKEFKLSLPPWSKVRPGDYTKLLKKIRDRPDATLLESVLLRSQSLAIYSPDNHGHFGLALEAYAHFTSPIRRYPDLLVHRAIKHALSGKPLDKFTYNAREMAALALQCSERERRADEAEREVDERYRAAWMEKHVGGQFDGVISGVTSFGLFVELDDSKVQGLVHVTQLPQDYYKFDATRKTLTGERRGASYRLGDRVRILVLKASMEERKIDFRLVEHKGEDEGDGGVPPLPERGKPAKRAKKPY
- the emrC gene encoding multidrug efflux transporter outer membrane subunit EmrC, with protein sequence MNPIPYPTLRRSGRALLVSALALALAACASSRGLNPQGHVLDVDSLHSERTLADSDLSATGFPAQDWWKALGDAQLDALISEGLAGHPSLDAADARLRQAQSQVGTARADRLPSLSVSGGYTGLRLPESMLGDETGGHYAGSSQVAFDFSYGIDLWGGKRAAWEAAVDGAHAATVDAQAARLNLSTGIAQAYTDLAYAWQLNDVAEEELARSQKSLELTRQRRSAGIDSDLQVRQAEARVPAAQQQLLAAQQRIDAARTALAALVGKGPDRGLSIERPQALNPLALQLPGVLPSELLGRRPDIVAARWRVEAAEKQIKVAKTKFYPSFNLTALAGVVAPNVGDLLKSSSTFAYIGPALSLPIFEGGKLRANLDNTDAQYDLAVANYNQAVLDALRDVADQVNAVRSLAQQAQAQQQAVDTARAAFDLAQQRYRAGIGSYLDVLSAQSILLQSQQQLAGLQSQQVQTSVRLSKALGGGFQPTDADAAPLASHSDSSHS